A stretch of DNA from Candidatus Latescibacter sp.:
AAAATAGTTTAAATAAGACAAAGATGTCAAGAAAAATAATATGTTAATTCGCTTATCGAGTTAACTCCGCATAGGTAATAGTGGAGGTATTCAGACAAGCAGTTAAGAGTCTGTCAGTAATCAGTAATTCATTGAATCGCCGGTTAAAGCGATAACAAAATTC
This window harbors:
- a CDS encoding IS1595 family transposase, whose protein sequence is EFCYRFNRRFNELLITDRLLTACLNTSTITYAELTR